CACCCAGCAGATAGCAATAGTCGCCAGGTTGCTGGTGTGGCTTGCATAATTGTGGTATTTAACAAAGTCAACCCTTCTAGCAGTTGGGTTCCGTCAACAGCGATTTCACGACTCACTAATACCAAACGAGCACCTACAATCAACGGTAAATACAATTCCAGTGCTGCGATATCAAACGACAATGTAGTGACTGATAATAAAATATCTTCTTTAGTCAACTTCAAATTCTGACGCATGGCACTTAAGAAGTTAACTAAAGCACCGTGACTAATTTGCACTCCTTTAGGCTTACCCGTTGAGCCAGAGGTGTAAATCACATACGCTAAATCTTTAGTAGTTGCTTGGTTGATAGAATGGCAATTGCTTTGTTCGTCAATCTCCTGCCAGTCTGTATCAAGGCATACTACCTTTGCTTTATGTTCCGGTAAAGCTGCTACCAACTTCTTTTGAGTGAGCAGGACTGAAACTTTGGCATCTTCTAGCATGAATGCTAAGCGATCGCGTGGATACGCTGGATCAAGCGGCACATAAGCGCCACCGGCTTTGAGGATGCCCAATAGTCCGATGAGCATATCGAGCGATCGCTCCACACAAATTCCCACCAGTACCTCTGGTCCCACACCTAACGTTTGCAAATAGTGTGCTAGCTGATTGGCACGAACATTCAATTCCTGATAAGTCAGTTGTTGATCTACTCTGCGAGAAGCCGCGCGTAGCGCGTCTTCAAAAACTACTGCTACGGCACCTGGTGTTTGTTCTACCTGAGCCTCAAATAACTGATGAATACAAATAGAGGGGTAATCAGCCGATGTTTGATTCCAATCTACCAGCAGTTGCTGCTGTTGTGTTGCACTCAAGATTGGCAAGTCAGAAAGATGTTGTTCGGGATTGGCGACAATTCCTTCGAGTAGTGTCTGAAAATTCCCCTGGATTCGCTCAATAGTCGCAGCATCAAATAAGTCGCTATTATACTCGAATACGCCCATCAGTCCTTGTTCAGTTTCCGTCAAAAACACGGTTACATCAAACATGGCTGTTTCGGGTTCTACTTCCATTGGACTCAAGCTCAAGTCTGGAAGCGTCAATTCCTCCATTGGGGCATTTTGCAAAACAAACATTACCTGAAACAGTGGCGTATAGCTTAAATTGCGCTCTGGTTGTAGCTGTTCCACAAGCTGCTCAAAGGGCAAATCTTGGTAAGCATATGCATCCAAGGTAACCTCTCGAATCCGTCGCAGTAATTCTTTGAAGCTTGGATTTCCCGAAAGGTCGGTACGCAGTACAAGGGTATTGACAAAAAAACCTATTAGACCTTCTATCTCTTTGCGATTCCGGTTGGCAATTGGAGAGCCTATTAGAATATCTGCTTGATTTGTGTAGCGATACAACAATACTTTAAACGCCGCAAGCATTGTCATAAACAGAGTCACTGCTTCCCCTTTTGAAAGGGACTTAAGTGCCTCAGTTAGAGTTTTGGAAATTTGCCACGGCTGTTTTCTTCCCCTAAAGGTTTGAATGGCTGGTCGAGATCGGTCGGTAGGAAGTTGCAGCACAGGCAAGTGACCGCCTAATTGTTGTTTCCAATAAGCCATCTGGGATGACTGTACCTCTGTTTGCAACCACTGTCGCTGCCAAATCGCAAAGTCTGCATATTGAATAGTCAGTTCAGGTAGTGATGAGGGCTTACCGCTACAAAATGATTCGTAGAGTGCTGCTACTTCGCGAACAATCACGCCTGCCGACCAGCCGTCGGCGACAATATGGTGTATAGTAAACACCAACACATGTTCCTCTTCCTTCAACCGCAACAAGGTAGTTCGTAGCAATGAACCCTCGGTCAAGTCAAAGGGCTGTTGGGCGTGTGAGCGAGCCAGCTGCCGAACCGAAGCAACTCGTTCTTCTTCTGATAATTCCCCTAAATCTATAATCGGCAGCGTTATATTCAGCACCGAAGCAATTTCCTGGACAGGACGTCCATCTACATCCCTGAAATTTGTTCGCAATACCTCGTGACGTCGTACAATTTCGTTCAAGCTCTGCTCCAGTGCTGTCACGTTGAGCGAACCTTTCAGTATTACACCTCTGGAAATGTTGTAGAAAGGATTACCTGGTTCCAACTGGTCGAGGAACCACAACCGTTGCTGGGGAAAGGACAAAGGCAACTCGCCCTCCCGCGAAACGTGCTCAATTGGCGGAAGTTCGAGTTTTTGTCCAGCCCTGACTGCGGTTTCAATCACTTCAGCTAGTCCCGCCAGTGTGGGTGTTTCAAACAAACTACGTAAGCGCAACTCCACTTGAAAGGCTTCGCGTATTTGGGAAACAACTTGCGTTGCTAGTAACGAGTGTCCTCCCAAGTCAAAAAAGTTATCGTGGATACCTACGTGCTCAGTACCAAGAACTCTAGCCCAAATTCCAGCAAGGACCTCCTCAACTGGCGTGCGAGGATTTGTAAAACTTGTTTCTAACTCAGAACGTACTTGGTTGGGTTCTGGCAGGGCTTGACGGTCTACTTTGCCGTTGGGAGTAAGCGGTAGCGCCTTGAGCATGACAAAGGTTGAAGGCACCATATACTCAGGCAACCTCGCCTGCATATAGTTACGCAGTTCATTAATAAGGATAGGCGATTCTTGAGATGGTACGACGTAAGCTGCCAGATAGTTCTGACCAGACTCTGAATCTCTTGCTAAGACAACAACCTCGCGGACATTTGGGTGGAGACTGAGTACTGCCTCAATTTCTCCTAATTCTACGCGGAAGCCCCGAATTTTAACTTGGTGGTCGATCCGACCTAAAAACTCAATCGTGCCGTCTGGCAAATAGCGTGCCCGATCGCCGGTTTTGTAAAACCGCGCTCCCTCTTCTTGACTGAATGGATTGGGAATAAATTTAACAGCTGTCTGTTCCGGCTGATTCAGATAGCATCTAGCGAGAGTTGTCCCACCAATGTATATTTCGCCACTTACTCCTATGGGAGCAGGCTGCAGGTTCTCTTCTAGGACATAGACCTGCGTGTTACGAATTGAGCGACCCAGGGGAACTGTTTTGGATTTTTGATTGCAGGAAAGGTCGTCATTAAGTTCTACAAGATAAGTAAGTACACCTACAGTGGCTTCTGTCGGACCGTAGTGATTGAAGATTTGGCAATCTTGTGCATACCTTTGAATCTGCTCGATTAGTTCCCAACTGGTAGCCTCACCACCCAGGATAAGTCGTTTTCTAGGCAGGATAGACTTAGGTGAAGAAGATGTTAAGAGGGAAGCAAGGTGAGAGGGAACAATTTTGAGACAGTCAATCGGATGTCTGTGGCAGTATTCTGCTAAAGCTGCTGGGTCAGTAGCACGTTCGTAGGAGATCACATGCAGACACCCCCCCGTACACAGACAAGGAAAGATAACCGTGTTGCCTAAGTCTGCAGCGAATGTAGAAACCAGTCCAAAGTTGGCACCTGCTGGCAGGTTTAACGTATCGATGATGGCATATAGATAATTGAGCAGTTGTCGGTGCTCAATTGCAACCCCTTTGGGTCTGCCTGTAGAGCCAGAGGTAAACAGTGCATATACTAGATTTCCACTTGTTACCTTGGTATTGAGATTAACTTCATTTTCCTGAGCAATAATTTCCGAGTCGCTATCCAGGTAGATTACTGTTATTTGCTCAAAGTTATTTACCAATGACGAATGACTAATGACTAATGACACTCGGGCATCCTGCAATCGTAATGCCAAACCTTCTTTCGGTAATGCCGGATCTAGTGGCACATACGCCCCACCAGCTTTGAGGATGGCTAAAAGTCCAACTATCATGTCAAGTGAACGTTCTACACACAGCCCCACTAACACCTCTGATCCAACCCCCTGCTTTTGCAGGTAGTGAGCTATTTTGTTAGCCCGTTGATTGAGTTGGTGGTAAGTCAGTTGTTGGTCTTCAAAGATAACAGCAACTTTATTGGGGGTTTTTCGTGCCTGTTCCTCAAACAGTTGGTGAATGCACTTATTGTGAGGATAATCGCGCTTAGTATTGTTTACCTCGTCGAGTAATTGTCTTTCATTGTCGCTGAGAACCTCTAGCTGACTGATTGGTAAATCTGGATAAGCGCTCGCACTAGCTAACAACGTCTGAAATTGTCCGACTAAGCGTTTGATATCTTCTACATCAAATAAGTTTGAGTCATAGTGAAATGCTATATTTAGCGTATTATTCTGACGAGTACAGGAAAGCTTTACTTTGAATCTTTCAATGCAAGTAGACAGTCTATCAATCGAAAAAGATACATCAGCGGCTAGATGATTTCCTGGCAGTTCTTCAAAATCAAAACTAAATGGGAAAAAACCTAAGGTATTGGGATACGATTGTGCTAATGATTCCCAAGTAAAGTAATCTTGCAACTTATAAAGCTGCTCTGCACATGCATGATTTTTGTGTAAAATATCAATAAAACTTGATTCAAATTCTATATTTAAAATTAACGGTAAGTATTTAGTAAATAATCCGAGACTCTTCTCTAGTTCCTGATATTTGCGTCCCTCATAAGCCACACCGATACTCAAATTTTGCTGTTTGGTAAGACGCGCAAGTAAGATCTGCCAGGAAGCTAAGAAAAACTCAGCCACTGAAATATTATATTGCTGAGTCAGGGTGTCAATTTGTTCTAACAGAGCAGGGCTAATTGTAAAACTTTGCGTGTGAGGCTGAAATTCTAGTTGCTCTAGAGATTGTTTTTCAAAAGGTAGGTTTAATTTTATCAGCGTCGAAAAATCCTGTTTCCGCCAATAGTCTCTACCTACTTCTGTATCTGCCCCTTCTAACAATTCGTTTTGCCATTCAGCCAAATCTGCGTATTGTAATGGTTCATCGTCTAGTTCTTTACCTTGAAGGCAAGCTGCATAAGACTGGCTGATTTCTTGCACTAAAATTTTTAGCGTTGCTGCATCTGCACAAAGTGCAGGTAAGCTAATGAGCAAAACATACTTAGATGGTGACAGAGTTACTAAAGATAGGTGTAATGGAGAACCTTCTACTAAATTGAACGTCTGTTTGTGAACCTGATCAAATAAGGCGGATAAAAATTCTTCTTGTTCTTGGGGTGTACAACTGCTCAAGTTGTGGTTTTCATTCCAAATTATGTCGTTATTTCCAATAACTTGCAAAGGTATAGTCATACCAGGCAAGCAATGAAAATTAGTACGGAGAATTTCATGCCGATTGACAACTTGTTCTAAAGCTATTTTCAAAGTGTCGATCTCAAGATTCCCTTCTATCAAAACAGCACACTGTGAACAATAAGGGAAGTTGTCACTTTCCTGTAAATGCCACAGATGTTTTTGTTGGGGTGAGAGTCGAAAACCCTGCATTTCCTCTATCATTCTCATTCTCCGTACTGGGCACTAAATATCTTTACTACTCAATTGTTCTGCCATTCCTACTACGACTTTTCGTTGTCCCACAAATGGCATCCGTCCGTGGGAAGCAAGCATATTATCCAGCATTAAAATATCTCCAGCTTGCCAAGGGAAAATAACCGTTTCTTGTTGGTATACACCACGAATTTCATCTAATACGGCTGCTTCAATTGGCGAACCATCACCATAATATGTATTGTGTGGCAAGTCTGATTCTGGAAATTCAGCTAACAATGTTTCACGCATGGTAGGTTCCAAAGTTGACACATGAAAAAAAGCTGCGTGATTAAACCATACTTGTTCACCTGTTTGTGGATGTGTGGCAACAGCCTGCCGCACCTGTCGGGTTCTCAAGCGATTACCCTCTTTCCACTCAAACTCAATGCCATTGTGATGGCAGAAGGTTTCTACTTCTGCTGAATTGGTTGTTTGAAACACTGTCTGCCAAGTCAAGCCAAAACCATCGCCAAAGTTACGGACGTACATTACTCCTTTTTCGATGAAGCGATCGCGAATCTTGGAATCAATCCGCTTATATAATTTTCGAGTATCAGCAATGGGTGTTTCTCCTCCCTGAATAGCTGGTGTCACGCAATAAAAGAAGATTTTTAGGGGCCATGTGGCAGCGTAGGAATTCTCGCTATGTAAAAAGATAGTTTGGTTGGCTGGATAGTCAGTTGAAGTATAAATATTGCCTTGAATTAGGCTGCGGGGTGAAGAGCGATCGCGATATTCCAGCAAATCTCCAGAAACTGTCTGGATAAATTTTTCAAACTCAACCACATCTGTGACTTGGAAGTTACGAAACAGGATACCGCCATGCTTCAGTAAATTTTTTGCAATTAACTCCTGATTACTTGCGGCCCAAGTTACTAAATTAATTCCTTCTACTATAGGTTGTAACAGCAAAGGTAAGGATTTCTCAAGCGACAAAGGTCTTGCTTTGATCAATTTTGCATCCGAGAGATTAACGCCTTGCCGTCTTTTTGACCTTATTTGGTTGAGGCTAATTTTTGGATAGTCTGGAATCTTCATTCTTGCTCTCTTATAATATTGCAGCTTCCAGAATTATCTTCTGATTTTTATCTTGCGACAAATCACACTAATCCCAGAAGGCAAACTTCTTAGTTTATTGCTGTAACTATTTTGCTTGAATGGTGGTGTCTTCATTTATTGACTTATTAGCTTTTGAAAAATCTAAATCTAATTCCTCTAATGACTTGACACCCAGTGTCTCCAAAACAAAAGGGTGCAATGTATTGTTTTCGATAAAATTACTTTTTTCATCGTTTTTACCTTTATATAAGATGACCAAATTATGATAAAATTGTATGGAAATAGTGTTCTCATCAAAGTAGGAAGGACTGTATCCTGGATTTAAAAATTCCTGATAGTTTAATCCATCAACCAGTCTTTTAAACATATTCATCACGGTTGTTGGATCATTTAGATCGAGGCTACCACCAACAGTTATCCAGTTTTGTAACTCAAAACTGTCTTTGGCTAAGTTTGACCACTTTTCACCTTTAAGACTTGGCCAATATGAGTGGTGGATATTTTCTGCTGCATAAATGCCACCATCTTTAAGTGCTGGAAAGAAAGTATAGAACGCGTTGATATGATGTTCATTTGCAGAACTACCATCTTCAATTATAATATCTAGCTCGCCAGTTTCAGCTAAAACTTCTTGAATGAAATTTTCATCATTTTGGTCACCATGAAAGATTTTAATACGGTCTTCTTCTAAATACCTTTTGTCTATTATATCAAGACCATAAACCATACTGTTTGGGAAATAGGTTTTCCACGTTTTTAAAGCCTCTCCTCCTAATTTTTTATTTTCATAACCTCCTACACCAA
This portion of the Brasilonema sennae CENA114 genome encodes:
- a CDS encoding TauD/TfdA family dioxygenase — encoded protein: MKIPDYPKISLNQIRSKRRQGVNLSDAKLIKARPLSLEKSLPLLLQPIVEGINLVTWAASNQELIAKNLLKHGGILFRNFQVTDVVEFEKFIQTVSGDLLEYRDRSSPRSLIQGNIYTSTDYPANQTIFLHSENSYAATWPLKIFFYCVTPAIQGGETPIADTRKLYKRIDSKIRDRFIEKGVMYVRNFGDGFGLTWQTVFQTTNSAEVETFCHHNGIEFEWKEGNRLRTRQVRQAVATHPQTGEQVWFNHAAFFHVSTLEPTMRETLLAEFPESDLPHNTYYGDGSPIEAAVLDEIRGVYQQETVIFPWQAGDILMLDNMLASHGRMPFVGQRKVVVGMAEQLSSKDI
- a CDS encoding non-ribosomal peptide synthetase, with protein sequence MIEEMQGFRLSPQQKHLWHLQESDNFPYCSQCAVLIEGNLEIDTLKIALEQVVNRHEILRTNFHCLPGMTIPLQVIGNNDIIWNENHNLSSCTPQEQEEFLSALFDQVHKQTFNLVEGSPLHLSLVTLSPSKYVLLISLPALCADAATLKILVQEISQSYAACLQGKELDDEPLQYADLAEWQNELLEGADTEVGRDYWRKQDFSTLIKLNLPFEKQSLEQLEFQPHTQSFTISPALLEQIDTLTQQYNISVAEFFLASWQILLARLTKQQNLSIGVAYEGRKYQELEKSLGLFTKYLPLILNIEFESSFIDILHKNHACAEQLYKLQDYFTWESLAQSYPNTLGFFPFSFDFEELPGNHLAADVSFSIDRLSTCIERFKVKLSCTRQNNTLNIAFHYDSNLFDVEDIKRLVGQFQTLLASASAYPDLPISQLEVLSDNERQLLDEVNNTKRDYPHNKCIHQLFEEQARKTPNKVAVIFEDQQLTYHQLNQRANKIAHYLQKQGVGSEVLVGLCVERSLDMIVGLLAILKAGGAYVPLDPALPKEGLALRLQDARVSLVISHSSLVNNFEQITVIYLDSDSEIIAQENEVNLNTKVTSGNLVYALFTSGSTGRPKGVAIEHRQLLNYLYAIIDTLNLPAGANFGLVSTFAADLGNTVIFPCLCTGGCLHVISYERATDPAALAEYCHRHPIDCLKIVPSHLASLLTSSSPKSILPRKRLILGGEATSWELIEQIQRYAQDCQIFNHYGPTEATVGVLTYLVELNDDLSCNQKSKTVPLGRSIRNTQVYVLEENLQPAPIGVSGEIYIGGTTLARCYLNQPEQTAVKFIPNPFSQEEGARFYKTGDRARYLPDGTIEFLGRIDHQVKIRGFRVELGEIEAVLSLHPNVREVVVLARDSESGQNYLAAYVVPSQESPILINELRNYMQARLPEYMVPSTFVMLKALPLTPNGKVDRQALPEPNQVRSELETSFTNPRTPVEEVLAGIWARVLGTEHVGIHDNFFDLGGHSLLATQVVSQIREAFQVELRLRSLFETPTLAGLAEVIETAVRAGQKLELPPIEHVSREGELPLSFPQQRLWFLDQLEPGNPFYNISRGVILKGSLNVTALEQSLNEIVRRHEVLRTNFRDVDGRPVQEIASVLNITLPIIDLGELSEEERVASVRQLARSHAQQPFDLTEGSLLRTTLLRLKEEEHVLVFTIHHIVADGWSAGVIVREVAALYESFCSGKPSSLPELTIQYADFAIWQRQWLQTEVQSSQMAYWKQQLGGHLPVLQLPTDRSRPAIQTFRGRKQPWQISKTLTEALKSLSKGEAVTLFMTMLAAFKVLLYRYTNQADILIGSPIANRNRKEIEGLIGFFVNTLVLRTDLSGNPSFKELLRRIREVTLDAYAYQDLPFEQLVEQLQPERNLSYTPLFQVMFVLQNAPMEELTLPDLSLSPMEVEPETAMFDVTVFLTETEQGLMGVFEYNSDLFDAATIERIQGNFQTLLEGIVANPEQHLSDLPILSATQQQQLLVDWNQTSADYPSICIHQLFEAQVEQTPGAVAVVFEDALRAASRRVDQQLTYQELNVRANQLAHYLQTLGVGPEVLVGICVERSLDMLIGLLGILKAGGAYVPLDPAYPRDRLAFMLEDAKVSVLLTQKKLVAALPEHKAKVVCLDTDWQEIDEQSNCHSINQATTKDLAYVIYTSGSTGKPKGVQISHGALVNFLSAMRQNLKLTKEDILLSVTTLSFDIAALELYLPLIVGARLVLVSREIAVDGTQLLEGLTLLNTTIMQATPATWRLLLSAGWQDNRQLKILCGGEALDSSLANQLLERGTQVWNLYGPTETTIWSSVRIIESNPDQKERGEVISIGRPIANTQFYILDSHQQLVPVGVPGELHIGGVGLARGYLNQPELTAQKFIPNPFENSKWNRLYKTGDLARYLPNGEIEYLGRIDNQVKLRGFRIELGEIEALLSQHPMVRESIVVAFEDELASKRLVAYVVLHLEQTVTVTELRHFLESKLPSYMVPSAFVILEALPLTPNGKVDRRALRALDTTKFYLKEAFVAPRNPVEEVVAGIWIQVLGIEQLGIDDNFFELGGHSLLATQVISRIWKTFEVQLSLRRLFESPTVAGLAKAIQQTIEVKVGQQTPPLLPVSRDENIPLSFAQERLWLLEQLQPGSATYNIPVAVQFVGLLNVNALEESLCEIVQRHEVLRTTFPVLDGQPFQAIASTITLKLPIVDLRELPQAEQKPLVQRLIDEESQRTFDLAQGPLLRCTIVRVSDQEHIVLFTIHHIVSDGWTMGVFIRELAALYQAFCAGKPSPLPELPIQYADFAVWQRQQLQGETLEAQLAYWKQQLGNNQTVLQLPTTRPRTEVKTNKGATQSFLIPSNRSQELQALSRQEGVTLFMTLLAGFQILLQRYTSQDDIVVGTDVANRNRAEIELLIGFFVNLLVLRTDLSGNPTFGELLKRVRSITLGAYAHQDLPFEKLVEALQPERNLSNTPPLFQVLFVLQNAPIPPLELPGLTLSQLEVENKVARFDLALFLTETEQGILGKWQYNADLFDTLTITRMAGHFQTLLNSIISQPDARLSNLEMLTEEERKQQVMQKKERKAFKREKFISIAPKAVSLSQEKWVVTDYLQPGQTFPLVIQPAARDIDLVAWAKTNQEFIETELLKHGAILFRGFNVDSVSEFESVAQAICPDLFGEYGDLPRAGESGKVYGSTPYPPDKAILFHNESSHLHQWPLKIWFFCVQPAQKGGDTPIVDCRKAYQLLTPKLRERLAQKQFMYVRNYTNGLDVSWQDFFRTNDKFEVENYCRKTNIDFEWYDNNGLITRQVRPALAVHPKTGDPVFFNQIQLHHIAYLDAEVRESLLSTFGDKKLPRNVYYGDGTPIEDEVITEINEVYQQSQISFPWQQGDILMLDNMLTAHGRNSYSGYRKIVVAMGEMIKEAQSVSSEKEKMSK